The Streptomyces cyaneogriseus subsp. noncyanogenus region TGGCTGCGGATGCAGGAGCGCACGGACGCCCTGGCGGGGCACGCCCTGGTCGTCGACGCGGAGGACACCTTCACCGCGATGCTCGCGCACGTGCTGCGCTCCGGCGGGCTGGAGGTGACGGTCCGCCGGTACGACGAGCCGGGGCTGCGGGAGGCGGTGCTCGCGCACCCGGGGCCGGTGGTGCTCGGTCCCGGGCCGGGTGATCCCTCCGATGCGGCCGATCCCAAGATGCGCCTGCTGCGTGCCCTGGCCGCCGAGGCCGTCCGGGTCCACCCGCACGGCGTCCTCGGCGTCTGCCTCGGGCACGAGCTGATCGCGGCCGAGCTGGGGCTGGAGATCGTCCGCAAGGAGGTGCCGTACCAGGGGGCGCAGACCCGGATCGACCTGTTCGGGCGGCCGGAGACCGTCGGCTTCTACAACAGCTTCGTGGCCCGCTGCGACGACGAGGCGGCGGCGGAGCTGGCCGCGCACGGCGTGGAGGTGAGCCGGAGCGCCTCGGGCGAGGTGCACGCGCTGCGCGGGCCCGGGTTCGCCGGGGTGCAGTTCCACCCGGAGTCGGTGCTCACGCTGAACGGCGCCGCCGTCGTCCGGGAGCTGGTCGGTCAGCTCCGCGGCACCAGCACGTTCTCCGAGCGGCGGCCCGCCCGGTAGTCCAGGACGTTCTTCACCGTGGCCTCGACGATCTGGCCGACGGCGTCCTCGGTGTAGTACGCCTGGTGCGAGGTGACGAGGACGTTGGGGAAGGTGACGAGGCGGGCCAGGGTGTCGTCCTCGACGGCCTGGAGGGACTTGTCGAGGAAGAACAGGCCCGCCTCGGCCTCGTACACGTCGAGGCCCACGCCCGTGAAGCGGCCGGCGCGCAACTCCCCGACCAGGGCGGCGGTGTCGACCAGGCCGCCGCGGCTGGAGTTCACCAGGATCGCGTCGTCCTTCATCGTCTTCAGGGCGTCCGCGTCGATCAGGTGCCGGGTCTCCGGCATCAGCGGGACGTGCAGGCTGACCAGGTCGGACTCGGCCAGGAGCTGTTCCTTGGGGAGGTAGCGCATGCCCAGCTCCATGCAGGCGGGGTTCTCGGCGACGTCCCAGCCGAGCAGCCGCATGCCGAAGCCGTGCGCGATCCGGGCGAACGCCTCGCCGATCTTGCCGGTGCCGAGGATCCCGGCGGTGCGGCCGTGCATGTCGCGGCCCATGAGCCCGTCGAGCCGGAAGTCGAAGTCGCGGGTGCGGGTGGAGGCGCGCACGATACGGCGGTTGACGGCCATGGCGAGCGTCCAGGCGAACTCGGCGACCGAGTACGGGGAGTAGTACGACACCCGGGCGATCGTCAGGCCGAGGCGTTCGGCCGTCTTCAGGTCGATGTTGTTGAAACCCGTGGAGCGCTGGGCGACCAGGCGGGTGCCGCCCGCCGCCAGGGTCTCCAGGACGCGCGGGCCGAGGTCGGCGTTGACGGAGGTCGAGACGATCTCGTGGCCGGCCGCGATGGGGGCGGTGTCCTCGGTGAGGAAGACGTCCAGGCAGCGCACGTCGTGCCGCCCCCGGAACGCCTGCTCGATCAGCGGCTTCTCGTCGGCCTGCACGCCGAAGGCGAGGATCTCCACGACCGCTCCCGTTCTGCCGGTCTCGGGGGACATGTCCGATGAGTGGTGATCTACGGTGCCGAATATACGGGCCCGGGCCCGGCGGCGCCGGTCGGGGGGCGGCAGCCGTGCGCGGACCGCAGGCGACGGCTCCCGCCCGCGGCCCGCGCACGGTGCTACGCGTCGTCCAGTCCGCGTTCGATCGCGTACCGCACCAGCTCCACGCGGTTGTGCAACTGGAGCTTGCCGAGGGTGTTCTGCACGTGGTTCTGCACCGTGCGGTGGGAGATGACCAGCCGCTCGGCGATCTGCTTGTAGCTCAGGCCCTTGGCGACCAGGCGGAGCACCTCCGTCTCCCGCTCGGTCAGCCGCGGCGCCCTGGGGCTCTCGGCGTCCGGCGCGGTCGCCGGCTCGGA contains the following coding sequences:
- a CDS encoding 2-hydroxyacid dehydrogenase; translation: MEILAFGVQADEKPLIEQAFRGRHDVRCLDVFLTEDTAPIAAGHEIVSTSVNADLGPRVLETLAAGGTRLVAQRSTGFNNIDLKTAERLGLTIARVSYYSPYSVAEFAWTLAMAVNRRIVRASTRTRDFDFRLDGLMGRDMHGRTAGILGTGKIGEAFARIAHGFGMRLLGWDVAENPACMELGMRYLPKEQLLAESDLVSLHVPLMPETRHLIDADALKTMKDDAILVNSSRGGLVDTAALVGELRAGRFTGVGLDVYEAEAGLFFLDKSLQAVEDDTLARLVTFPNVLVTSHQAYYTEDAVGQIVEATVKNVLDYRAGRRSENVLVPRS